The Aedes albopictus strain Foshan chromosome 2, AalbF5, whole genome shotgun sequence region AACGACGGAATCGACTTCGTCCGTTGCCAAAACTATTCCCGTGGATACAACTGTAGCTAGTTGCAGTACGAACGATAGCATAAAAACTTCGACGCCCGTTGATCGGGATTCTTCAACGCTGATGGAACCGTGTGAATCACCCATAAAGTCCCAAGGAGGACGTCGTTCTGAAGGAGTGGCTAGCGAAGCTGATTTCAAAAGCGTCATCCCCGATGAAGACTCTTCAAACTATCAGTCGGTGTCAGATGTGACCCCGGGTAATGCGTCGCATTCATTGATACTAAATGATATTTACGGCAATCCCGTAGAGGAAGAGCTAGGTAACTAACCATGCCTGTGAGGAAAATGATCCTATTTCGATAGTTTATTTTTCCCTTTCAGAATCAATCGAGGAAGAAAATGAGAGATCCTACATTGTGTACCGGATGGGAGATCCAAAGGAGATTATTCTCGTTGTGTCAGATGCTAGCATTCGAGAGAAAGATGGCGACAAGTATGCATTTATAAAGACATATTATTATCTAACTATTGTAATTAAATTCTCCATCCGCAGAACCAAAACGAGATGGGGCATCTCATCCCTCGAGGCATGCGAGCGGCCGACTTCCACCAGCATCACACTGCTGTTCGGTACGATCAAGAAGGATAAGAAAACGCGCACATACGAAATGGACGAACCCAACTGTCAAGAGCTGGAATCTTTTCTGCGGGGTATTTTGTCCAAGCGACCACTGTCGGAGATGAATCAAAAGCTGTTCGATTGTGTTGTTTGCAAAGCAAGGTTCTCCAGGGAAGTAAACTTCTCGAAAGTCATTGACAGTGAGTATTCCTAGTTTGTTATTTtactagttttattttttttttgcaaaagatGGTGCCATCTTATTCAAAGTAAAACTATACTGCATGAACAAAAATGTAAGATAAAATCAAATCACCTTTCCGTGCGAAAAAATATATTCCGTTCTATTATTCCGCAAGAAAAAGGGCCGATTTCCTCTATACTGAATCTTAACTTGtgaaaaaaaaggaattttaTTTGAGCGCTTTTATTTGGGAACAAAACACTTACAGTTGTTTTCTAAAACCACTCCTTTTCAGATTTGCAATGCCCCGAATGTAGTCAACCGTTTTGCGTTGAAATATCAGAATCACCTGCCAAATGGATTCCGACTGACCAGAGCAAAAGGGATGGCGGAGCTTCAGCGCTACCACCGGAAACGACAGCCGAGCTGACCGCACCAGGTCCATCTGGTTTGGGTGCCATATTGAAGCAAAGCGAGTCTAGGGCCAGTATCGGTAAACGTAGCTTGTTATAAgtatttggttcactttgatatatGTTTTCTAGTGATTAGATAGACTCAAGATAAACATTTTAGCTTGCTTGGTAGTAGCACTTGGTTTGTAGGCTTGGATTGTTTTGAGGGTTTGCTTTTAAAAACTGTTGTAACGTGATTCTGTGATTATTAATTTACTTATGGTTGAAAGCATCTGAGATATTGCGTTCGATCAGATATTACGCATAAAGGATATTTGGATATTTCACAACGTCTAACGTCTAACTAATCGACCGACTTTCACCTATGTTGGAAGTATAAATAATTATGCtgcattgcgatttttttttacagtaatAAGAGCGGTGCTGGTTTCGTATAAGCTCACGACAATAATTAATAGCATATTGTTTAAAATTCCAAGTTGTATTGAGAATTGCTGTGGTCATGCACCTCAATGCTTACACTACGATCACTTTGCTAACTCGACTTTTTCACTTTGTCATTTACTGTTATCATTCTGCGTCCTGAGTACTTTTCGATTAAATTTTCCAGATTAATCCGGTGCAAATGGTTTCTATTCCTGAATTATCATACTAACAACTAAACTTCTGAGAATCGCATATCCTGAGCTTTAATTGATCTGGCCAACATTTTAATAATGTGCATGCCCGGTTATgcatttcttcaaatttcttcatgTTCTGTCATAATGCAAATGACGTTATCTTAAATTAATTCAAATTCGAGATATAATTTCACAAACATTGTTTTACAAAGTTCATTTGAAAATGCCATTTGAAATAATGAAATAAGTACTTTTTTCGTGAAGTTATAGCATATTACTCAGAGAGCGTATCAATATGTTTCCTCTAATATTACTAATCATTTAAGATATGTATTGGAATGGTATTGAACTAAACATAATTAAATCGACAGCACTGCCGGATGCATGGAAATCACCGGTGAAAAATAAACCGAGTAAGCTGTTTGATTATCAATCTGTCTTTAGCGTTAGAATCGATGCGGTAACCATTCATTACGTTACTCTAAATAAATTATGATCGATTGTGTTTTGTGACGCTCTATAGTGTAATCGCAAAAGAGTAACTTAATTTGTGGATGATTCTCGCATTTGAAATCTATAATTAATGCTTGAATGTTCTGTACTACCCATGTCTAAAATGTCGTTCTTCGCATAAAATTGAACCATGATTGTATCACATACATTTAGAACACCCTTCTTAAACAGACAGTTTGTTGCAAATGTTAGTTTTGTAGCCAGTTACTTATGCGAAGAATGTCAGTCTTAccgcaattgaaaaaaaatgtgagtaCTCCATTTAGTATATTGGTATTTAAAGCGTTACTTCGCATATCACCTATTGTGGAATTTCCATGTTTTGTCAAATACATATCAAATTGTATGCCCAAATACCATTTAGCATAGCATTGAGTTTGCTATTTTTAAAGGATCCAATCAGTGAAGtcctagatttgtagtaatgagctgaatttttgtatggtgagaaggtaaattctccgtttctacaaaTGGAACAAacaacgtgggtattatgattccttgcctaatttgatgctgtttgagtaaaactttgggtaactgtgttgttcatgttgcaagaaatggggaaaattacaacacagttaccccaagttttgctcatacagcatcaaattaggcaaggaatcataattccCACGGTTTTTGATCCATTTCATTGCAGTAACGGTAAGTTTACCTCCTCACTATATagaaattcagcttattactacacaTCTAGTTCTCCACCGATCGTAAGGGATTGGCTGCTATTTATGCTTTGTTAAAGAAATTGTGCCAAATGAACGTTACGTGAAACCACACATGCTGTGTTTAATGTGTAAAGGGTTAGGTCTCATGCTGAATGGAGTGCTCTTCAAAAATATAATGTGTTTATTTAATTAGAGAAAACATGTTTGTGCTTTTTATTcgtttatatcataatttgcttTTGAACCGACGTTTTAACAGTGAACAAGCACTTCTAAACCGTTGGTTTTCTTTGCACTGTATAACGATGGTATGCTATACCGTATTTTAGACATTCAATCACGAGTGCCACCAATGATCACTTACCTATTTGTAAATGCTTTCAGGATCAACTGGTTCTCTGAACGATTCATCCTCATGTTCTCGTATCTCGCAACCGAGTAGCTCATGTGATTCGAATCGAAGCGTGGCTGGAAGTACCAACTCGGAACGTGATCGGGACGTGGACCTTATTGGCAATGATAGCGACATAGAAGTCCTTAGCAACCCTAGTCAAAGCAGTATCGAAGTACTGGACAGAGGGTAAATGATTCGAAACTCTTGGATAGTATTTCAAATAATACGATTCTCATGTCTGGATTATCTTCTTTCAGATTTCATCCGAGTAGAAAGCACTCAGAGGAAAGAAAAAACCTCCAGTTATCCGGATTGGACGATGACAGTCTCAAGAACATATCAACGACACTCATCAATCAAGAAACTTCAACCCATGATCTCAATGCGAAAGTGGAGGATAGctttaataaaataataaaaatcgaaGACGCTCCAGCGACTGAAAAAGAGTGCGGGTCGACACCGAAACCGAACCTATCCCACAAGAAATCGTTTTTGACGGCGGCTAACCTCACCGAGAGCAGTTCATCCGGATCGGTGACGGACAGTGTTTGCACGGCGTATGAATCGAATCAAGGTAAAGCATTTAGATTTTCGTAAGTTTTAGCATAAGCTTTTATTTCTagctaaacaaataaaaaaaatcacaaatattTCTGGTTGAATTATTTAGCATTTTTTTCCGTTTTATGTTCTAATCTGTTTATTCAATTGCTTTTCTTTTGTAATTGCAGATCCTAAGCAAAGCAGCACATCGGATGAGGTCGGTGAAGGCGAAAAGTCCAAGAAAGAATCCCTTTCCGCCAAACCTGGACTTGATTCTCCGGCAGCTAAGTCGGAAAATTCTGTCATCAGCACTGTACTGGGTGGACTGTTCCAGTCCACTAACATGTTGATGTCCAAAACACCAAAACCCAACAAACCGGACCCGAGCACCAATTTACCGTTTGAACCCATCAAATATTCATACACAGACTACTCCAATGTTGACCACAGATTGAAGTTGTACCTCTACCAGAACCTTTTCGAAGATACGAACGAATCCCTGAAGTGGCTCGTTTCATGTGTAATCTTCGACGAAAATCAACTCGATAAGTGGCCAACGGGTTTCGACGGATTGTTCATTATGTCAACAACTAAGTTTTATGTGATGAAAAAGACCGCCGCTGAAAAGTAAGACAAAAATAAAAGCAAGTGGTGAATTCTTGGCGTGATGACTATTCTTTTCTACTTGCAGTGATGATCCATCAAGTTGGATGAAGAAACATCTGTCCGGCACTATTGATCGTGTTGGAATTGCCCAGGTGCTTCCGTGGAAAATCGGCATGAAGTTCGTCATCAGTGCAGTAGGAGGAATTCACATAATCCTCCAGGACATTTTAAGGACGGActgtttgattttattttttgcaGGTAAgaacattcttttaaaaaaatattaaagtgtCGGAATGGATGGAATACTACCTACATTGGCAAAATGTGCACCATAAATGTATTAAGCACTTTCTctcacacacattttttttcactttcaacTCTGATTGTAATTTGAAACGCAAAatgtattttatgcaattcagtatcataatttctgttttatactactcattttagtatcataatgacctacttttccatACCGGTTCATCATGAgttacataatgaaaaatagttgtataatgttcataatgcaactccttTGAATtgtattatgaatattatgcaactcaaatgagttgtggaatgaaaaaaaaataattgtttaaaattttgtatagaactcgttgcaaaactcgatttttcagcactcttcgtatttatccaactcgacaagcctcgttgattaaatgtacgactcgtgctgaaaaaaaaaatcaactttttgcaattcgttacataaata contains the following coding sequences:
- the LOC109427952 gene encoding serine/threonine-protein kinase 11-interacting protein isoform X2 — encoded protein: MDPKQITALAKLLKDSGDKVLNCEYKLSLSGSLLRALNDAFSLIVDKNETLPPQSFQVVKPHNAKSDVFRDIQFIYDFVQKTIILSLNQFINDDPYEFEVDISKFRSLRKLEIQKIPINQIIGIQQMRSQLNEIVCIRSISHVKDVITACGGDNSNGFTWNELKAANFSYNMLHHIDSSLEFTPWLENLNLSHNQIVSVSAIKWLPNLRVLNLSYNRLNHIPSFHVDAVRKIHVFHISNNFIEDLSGISRLLCLSELDASGNCIVDHTALLPVSTLASLCFLNLKDNPLACHPKHRQATARYLNKNTSTSKFVLDDEPLSKYEKTLTGNYDSYHAILAPRLPGSVASSGLNTPATRSAINTPTGSVSSKSSFRMDPGDEMSSSIISQKRIKVRRAIISEGDSNESNPKEDVKREVGTADSSLETSRDHLETKKQIESLRKQYGSEWLQRQAGSMVKNVIGFDPSVDKQYESVLYYEGDRKARTTESTSSVAKTIPVDTTVASCSTNDSIKTSTPVDRDSSTLMEPCESPIKSQGGRRSEGVASEADFKSVIPDEDSSNYQSVSDVTPGNASHSLILNDIYGNPVEEELESIEEENERSYIVYRMGDPKEIILVVSDASIREKDGDKTKTRWGISSLEACERPTSTSITLLFGTIKKDKKTRTYEMDEPNCQELESFLRGILSKRPLSEMNQKLFDCVVCKARFSREVNFSKVIDNLQCPECSQPFCVEISESPAKWIPTDQSKRDGGASALPPETTAELTAPGPSGLGAILKQSESRASIGSTGSLNDSSSCSRISQPSSSCDSNRSVAGSTNSERDRDVDLIGNDSDIEVLSNPSQSSIEVLDRGFHPSRKHSEERKNLQLSGLDDDSLKNISTTLINQETSTHDLNAKVEDSFNKIIKIEDAPATEKECGSTPKPNLSHKKSFLTAANLTESSSSGSVTDSVCTAYESNQDPKQSSTSDEVGEGEKSKKESLSAKPGLDSPAAKSENSVISTVLGGLFQSTNMLMSKTPKPNKPDPSTNLPFEPIKYSYTDYSNVDHRLKLYLYQNLFEDTNESLKWLVSCVIFDENQLDKWPTGFDGLFIMSTTKFYVMKKTAAENDDPSSWMKKHLSGTIDRVGIAQVLPWKIGMKFVISAVGGIHIILQDILRTDCLILFFAENPLSEYCTFDYQPSELLTNKLSKATGGEMVKILMVINFCEVLSDDVLHSVQLCTLLLTDSQLYLAPDIKWLNENSKYQIESKYSQLMSNLIELEDIHSLSCRLNFIDEKEDKYETWRIDFATATAKESAVSTICNSWQKIFGVPLINPSGNSSSNNNNSSIVSHTSQINDSKLITNISN
- the LOC109427952 gene encoding serine/threonine-protein kinase 11-interacting protein isoform X1, coding for MDPKQITALAKLLKDSGDKVLNCEYKLSLSGSLLRALNDAFSLIVDKNETLPPQSFQVVKPHNAKSDVFRDIQFIYDFVQKTIILSLNQFINDDPYEFEVDISKFRSLRKLEIQKIPINQIIGIQQMRSQLNEIVCIRSISHVKDVITACGGDNSNGFTWNELKAANFSYNMLHHIDSSLEFTPWLENLNLSHNQIVSVSAIKWLPNLRVLNLSYNRLNHIPSFHVDAVRKIHVFHISNNFIEDLSGISRLLCLSELDASGNCIVDHTALLPVSTLASLCFLNLKDNPLACHPKHRQATARYLNKNTSTSKFVLDDEPLSKYEKTLTGNYDSYHAILAPRLPGSVASSGLNTPATRSAINTPTGSVSSKSSFRMDPGDEMSSSIISQKRIKVRRAIISEGDSNESNPKEDVKREVGTADSSLETSRDHLETKKQIESLRKQYGSEWLQRQAGSMVKNVIGFDPSVDKQYESVLYYEGDRKARTTESTSSVAKTIPVDTTVASCSTNDSIKTSTPVDRDSSTLMEPCESPIKSQGGRRSEGVASEADFKSVIPDEDSSNYQSVSDVTPGNASHSLILNDIYGNPVEEELESIEEENERSYIVYRMGDPKEIILVVSDASIREKDGDKTKTRWGISSLEACERPTSTSITLLFGTIKKDKKTRTYEMDEPNCQELESFLRGILSKRPLSEMNQKLFDCVVCKARFSREVNFSKVIDNLQCPECSQPFCVEISESPAKWIPTDQSKRDGGASALPPETTAELTAPGPSGLGAILKQSESRASIALPDAWKSPVKNKPRSTGSLNDSSSCSRISQPSSSCDSNRSVAGSTNSERDRDVDLIGNDSDIEVLSNPSQSSIEVLDRGFHPSRKHSEERKNLQLSGLDDDSLKNISTTLINQETSTHDLNAKVEDSFNKIIKIEDAPATEKECGSTPKPNLSHKKSFLTAANLTESSSSGSVTDSVCTAYESNQDPKQSSTSDEVGEGEKSKKESLSAKPGLDSPAAKSENSVISTVLGGLFQSTNMLMSKTPKPNKPDPSTNLPFEPIKYSYTDYSNVDHRLKLYLYQNLFEDTNESLKWLVSCVIFDENQLDKWPTGFDGLFIMSTTKFYVMKKTAAENDDPSSWMKKHLSGTIDRVGIAQVLPWKIGMKFVISAVGGIHIILQDILRTDCLILFFAENPLSEYCTFDYQPSELLTNKLSKATGGEMVKILMVINFCEVLSDDVLHSVQLCTLLLTDSQLYLAPDIKWLNENSKYQIESKYSQLMSNLIELEDIHSLSCRLNFIDEKEDKYETWRIDFATATAKESAVSTICNSWQKIFGVPLINPSGNSSSNNNNSSIVSHTSQINDSKLITNISN